The Streptomyces taklimakanensis nucleotide sequence CGGGCTGACGGCGCGGTTCATGGAGGACTGGGAGCGGCTCCCGCACGGCCAGTCGAAGATCCGCGTCACCCTGCCGGCCCCGGACCGGACGGCGTCGGGCCGGACGGAGCCGGAGCGCAGCCCCGCGTGAGGAGGCGGGCCCGGCGCGTGGAGGGGCGCGCGGCGCTCCGCGCGTACTTCGGCTCCCGGCCCGCCGACCGGCTCTCGCGCCGTCCGTGCACCAACGTCCTGGTCACCGTGGAGACGGCGGAGACGGCGAGAGCCACCGCGTACTTCGCGACGTACCGGGCCGACGGGCACACCGGCGGTCTCGTGCCGCCCGGCCCGCCGGTCAACGTCGGGCACTACGAGGACGTCCTCCGCAAGACCGAGGAGGGCTGGCTCATCGCCCGGCGCACCCTGCTCCCGGCCTTCGGCGGACCGACACCACGCCTCGGCCGGGACGGCCGGGGGTAGCCGGACCCGGGAGGACGGCTCCGTCGGCACCGGCGCGGGTGTCACGGCGCCGGCGCCGGGGAGCCCGCCCCCGGGCCGTCCGTGCCGCTCGGGTCGGCGCCGGCGCCGCGCGGCTCCTCGCCCGCCAGCAGCGCGCCCAGCCCGTCGCGGGTGGCGGCCACCACCACCCGGTCGCCCGCCGTCATCACGTAGCCGTCGTGGAGCCGCCAGACCAGGTCGCCGGTGAGGGTGTAGGTGATGCCGTCCGGGGAGAGGGAGGCCAGGTCCGCGCGGCGGCGCTCGGGCGGGGAGGTGTCCAGGGCGAGGATCCGCCAACAGCCGGGGCGGGACGCCTCGCCCACGGTGCGCCCCTCCAACAGCCGGTTGCCCGCCACCGTCACCGCGGCGAAGACCAGCACCCGGCGGCCCACCGGTATGGCGCCCAACACCTGGCGCCCCATCATGGCGCCCGCGAAGGCCGGGGCCGCCAGCGCCGAGACGCTGCGGCTGCGGGTCTGCGCGCCGGGATAGGTGTCGCGCAGCGTGCGGTAGACGGTGGCGGCGAACTCGTCGTCGAACAACCGCATCACCACCCGCAGCCCGGGGTGGACCTGGCGGGCGTAGAGCACGGCCTCCAGGTTGGTGCCGCTGTCGCTGGTGAGGGCCAGCAGGGCGCGGCTGCGCGCGATCCCCGCCTCCTCCAGCACGCCGTCCTCGGTGACGTCCGCGATCAGGGTGGGCACCCGCCGCGCGCGGGCCACGGCGATGCCGCGGGCCTCGTCGTCCCGCTCGATGCACACCACCGGGATGCCCAACTCCAGCAGTTGGTCCAGCACCCGGGTGCCGACCTTGCCCAGGCCCAGCAGGACGACGTGCTTCTCGATGCCGCGCGGCGGGGGCGGCAGGGCGGCCGCCTGGCGGAAGGTGCCGTAGCTCTCCAGCACCACGGCGAACAGCAGGGGCAGCAGCGCCGTCCCGGCCAGGGCGCCCAGCAGTTGCAGCACCTGCTCCCAGGTGGAGCCGTCCAGCTCCGGGTCGTTGATCGACATGACGTTGAGCAGGGTGACGTAGGCGGAGTGCAGCGGCGTCTCGCGGGTGACGTACCAGTTGGTGGCGGCCAGCAGCACCGCCACGGCGATCAGGCCCAGCAGGGAGGCCCGCAGCCGCCGGGAGAAGAAGGAGCCGACCGGGAGCCGCGGCACGCGGGGCAGGGGGGCGCCCGGCTGGTCGGAGCGGCGCGTGATCGCCTCCAACACCACCGTGCCGCGGTCGTCGGACAGGCCCTCCATCTCCTGCGGGTCGGGCAGCAGCACGGGACCGTCCCGGTCCTCGGGGTCGGTGTAGACGTCGCCCTCGTCGGAGTCGGGGGCGTCGGGCAGCAGGGCGAGGGTGCACAGCGGGTCGCGGCGGCCGGCGGTGCCGATGGTGCGCTCCTTGGCGCGCAGCAGCAGCCCGTCCGCCTGGATGACCTTGCCGGCTCCCACCACCGCGGCCGCCACCAGGGAGGGCGCGGCGGTGTCGGCGTCGGAGAGCACGGTGGTGGAGGCGTCCACGGAGCGTTGGTCCAGGCCCGGGACGCGGGCGGCGATGGTGCGGTCGAGCAGGTCCTCCAGGTAACGGCCCAGGGTGCGGTTGAACATCCGGATGACCAGCCGCAGTTCGGGGTTGATGCGGCGGGCGCGCAGCGCGGTGTGGATGTTGAGCTGGTCGTCCCCGGAGGTGAGCGCCAGCGCCGCGGCGTGCTCGATGCCCGCCTCGCGCAG carries:
- a CDS encoding NAD-binding protein; translated protein: MTASTPPPPHPPGPGVPPQGGRRGVPGAPGPVPGHMVVCGDNSLAQRLVRELASVYGQRVTVVLPSLRGGDQGPQIAALVGDPRLAVRAVEAQVPDDAALREAGIEHAAALALTSGDDQLNIHTALRARRINPELRLVIRMFNRTLGRYLEDLLDRTIAARVPGLDQRSVDASTTVLSDADTAAPSLVAAAVVGAGKVIQADGLLLRAKERTIGTAGRRDPLCTLALLPDAPDSDEGDVYTDPEDRDGPVLLPDPQEMEGLSDDRGTVVLEAITRRSDQPGAPLPRVPRLPVGSFFSRRLRASLLGLIAVAVLLAATNWYVTRETPLHSAYVTLLNVMSINDPELDGSTWEQVLQLLGALAGTALLPLLFAVVLESYGTFRQAAALPPPPRGIEKHVVLLGLGKVGTRVLDQLLELGIPVVCIERDDEARGIAVARARRVPTLIADVTEDGVLEEAGIARSRALLALTSDSGTNLEAVLYARQVHPGLRVVMRLFDDEFAATVYRTLRDTYPGAQTRSRSVSALAAPAFAGAMMGRQVLGAIPVGRRVLVFAAVTVAGNRLLEGRTVGEASRPGCWRILALDTSPPERRRADLASLSPDGITYTLTGDLVWRLHDGYVMTAGDRVVVAATRDGLGALLAGEEPRGAGADPSGTDGPGAGSPAPAP
- a CDS encoding nuclear transport factor 2 family protein, with the translated sequence MEGRAALRAYFGSRPADRLSRRPCTNVLVTVETAETARATAYFATYRADGHTGGLVPPGPPVNVGHYEDVLRKTEEGWLIARRTLLPAFGGPTPRLGRDGRG